Genomic DNA from Candidatus Eisenbacteria bacterium:
TCGAGGCGTATGAGAAGCGGATCATCGAGGAGTTCGGCGTGGTGATCGCGCAGGCCTCCGCGCATATGGAGCGCAGCTATTACGGTGAGAGCGAGTTGGGCGACTGGCTCGCGGACCGGATGCGGGAGATCGCCGGCGCCGACGTTGCGCTCATCAACAGCGGAGGCATTCGGAAGGACCTGGAGGCCGGACCGATCACCAAGCTGGACATCCGGGAGATGCTCCCCTTCCAGAACTACATGCTCCGTTTCGAATGCACCGGCGCCGATCTTCTCGCCTTCGCGCTCCACAACGCGCGGGCCGAGGCGGAGCAGAGCCACGGCATCGTTCAGATCTCCGGAATCGAATACTCCTACGCGACGGACGAGAAGGGGACCACGCTGCACCGCGTGACCGTGGGGGGCGAGCCGGTCGACCTGGGACGTATCTATTCGGTCGCGTCGGTGGACTACCTCGCCGTGAGCCAACCGGAAAAGTATCTCGGTTTCCTTCCCGGCGAAACGCATCCCTTCCCGGGAACGCTCACCACGCAGGTCACCGCGGCGGTGGAGAAGCTCGGCAGGATCGACCCGCCCCGGGAGGACCGGATCCGGCGGGTCGCGATCGACACTTTCGTACGGCCGGAGGACGAGCGCCGGCGCTGACGCCGGGGGACGGGCTCAGAAACCGCGCCGCTTTTTCCGCGAACGAGAGGGCCGCTTCCCCGAGGAGGCGGCCTTTCTTTTCGTCCGCTTTTCGTAGCGTTCCCGCGCGCCGGTCCGCTCCGGGCGCGGGGCCGGGATCGCGCTTTCGGAGGGAACCGCCTTCGGGCGCGCCGCCGGCCGCCGTGCCGGGAGAGGCGGAGGGGGGGACGGCTCCTCCCGGGCGGGCGCGGGCCGTCGCATCTGCTCCTCCGCGATCTCCGCCGCCTCCTCGTCGCTGAAACGGGCTTCCTTGAAGGGCTCCGCGCCGGGCGTGAAGATCGCGCGGAGATAACTTTCGATATCAACCGTATCCGCGCCCGCCGCGCGCGCCGCTTCGCGCAGTCCGCGGTCGTCGCTCACCACGAACACCCGCCCGAAGCGGCCCGCCGCCCGGCCCGCCTCATAGACGATCCTGTCGTCCGCCTCGGCGGGTGGATCGGTGAAACGG
This window encodes:
- a CDS encoding NYN domain-containing protein is translated as MKLYLVDGYNLIFNSRRLSELLHYDGRRASREEAERVILRWARAAGDVRVLLVYDGKRFSGGHPGNRDEEPLLVRFTDPPAEADDRIVYEAGRAAGRFGRVFVVSDDRGLREAARAAGADTVDIESYLRAIFTPGAEPFKEARFSDEEAAEIAEEQMRRPAPAREEPSPPPPLPARRPAARPKAVPSESAIPAPRPERTGARERYEKRTKRKAASSGKRPSRSRKKRRGF